From Xylocopa sonorina isolate GNS202 chromosome 2, iyXylSono1_principal, whole genome shotgun sequence, a single genomic window includes:
- the Pig-f gene encoding phosphatidylinositol glycan anchor biosynthesis class F, with amino-acid sequence MNVGNKLSQRLLLSYCSFTCIYFPGILILLKLNDNLYNVGKYKFIPVLLILLFAEVVKLTFPMFHSDTLLITRTEARTSSKARRTWSRYVKEIFKFLLASFLLSVVYYIIIILFGAPVFMHHEETTMLTATLTTLTFVPASLHLGVDGALEIITGVQSQKGNVLIDAIKMNIQATLLGTWLGAIVIPLDWDRPWQAWPIPCVLGALLGYTVAHFITLAKTLPMLRLGKKVHR; translated from the coding sequence ATGAATGTGGGTAATAAATTGAGTCAGAGGTTACTATTGTCGTACTGTTCGTTTACATGCATTTACTTTCCTGGTATTCTAATATTACTCAAGTTAAACGACAATTTGTACAATGTGGGGAAGTACAAATTCATTCCGGTATTGCTGATTCTGCTTTTTGCGGAGGTGGTCAAATTAACGTTTCCTATGTTCCATTCAGATACGTTGCTTATAACAAGAACTGAAGCGAGGACGTCTTCGAAAGCTAGGAGGACGTGGTCTAGATATGTTAaagaaattttcaaatttttgttAGCCAGTTTTCTTTTGTCAGTTgtgtattatattataattatactGTTCGGTGCGCCAGTATTCATGCACCACGAAGAAACTACCATGCTCACTGCCACGCTAACTACCCTGACATTCGTTCCTGCGAGCTTGCACTTAGGGGTGGATGGTGCATTAGAAATCATAACAGGGGTACAATCTCAGAAGGGCAACGTTTTGATCGATGCTATAAAAATGAATATTCAAGCTACCCTTTTGGGGACATGGTTAGGTGCCATTGTGATTCCATTAGACTGGGATAGGCCGTGGCAAGCTTGGCCAATTCCATGTGTACTAGGTGCACTTCTTGGATACACGGTTGCACATTTTATTACGCTTGCAAAGACATTGCCCATGTTAAGATTGGGTAAAAAAGTTCACAGATAA
- the Fdh gene encoding alcohol dehydrogenase class-3 Fdh, with the protein MSSTAGKVIKCKAAVAWKEKQPLVLEEIEVAPPKAHEVRVKIVNVALCHTDAYTLDGLDPEGIFPCILGHEGSGIVESVGEDVSEFQPGDHVVPLYIPQCGDCKFCKSPKTNLCSKIRTTQGKGVMPDGTSRFTCKGQTLAHFMGCSTFSEYTVVADISLAKIDDAAPLDKMCLLGCGVPTGYGAALNTAKVEPGSNCAIWGLGAVGLAVAYGCKKAGAKRIIGVDVNPSKFELAKTFGCTECINPKDYKKPIQEVLIELTDGGLDYTFECVGNVNTMRAALESCHKGWGTSVIVGVAAAGQEISTRPFQLVTGRVWKGTAFGGWKSKESVPKLVKEYMSKSLILDEFITHTLPFDKINEGFDLLHSGNCLRVVLNY; encoded by the exons ATGTCGAGTACGGCTGGAAag GTAATTAAATGTAAAGCTGCTGTAGCGTGGAAAGAAAAACAGCCCTTGGTGTTAGAGGAGATTGAAGTAGCACCTCCAAAAGCTCATGAAGTAAGAGTTAAAATTGTAAATGTGGCTTTGTGCCACACTGATGCTTACACTTTAGATGGGTTAGATCCAGAAGGAATTTTCCCATGTATTCTTGGCCATGAAGGCAGTGGTATTGTTGAAAGTGTTGGAGAAGATGTTAGCGAATTTCAACCTG GTGATCATGTGGTTCCATTGTACATTCCTCAGTGTGGGGATTGCAAATTCTGTAAATCTCCAAAGACAAATCTGTGTAGCAAGATTCGTACCACGCAAGGTAAAGGTGTGATGCCAGATGGTACTTCTAGATTCACTTGTAAGGGTCAAACTCTTGCTCATTTCATGGGTTGCTCTACTTTCTCTGAATATACTGTAGTGGCGGACATTTCTCTTGCTAAG ATTGATGATGCTGCACCACTTGATAAGATGTGTTTGTTGGGATGTGGTGTACCTACTGGTTATGGTGCTGCTCTGAATACTGCCAAGGTAGAACCCGGTAGTAACTGTGCTATATGGGGTTTAGGCGCAGTTGGACTGGCAGTTGCATATGGTTGCAAGAAAGCTGGTGCTAAGCGTATTATCGGTGTAGATGTGAACCCGAGTAAATTTGAACTTG CTAAAACTTTTGGATGTACAGAATGTATCAATCCTAAAGATTACAAAAAACCAATCCAAGAAGTTTTGATCGAATTAACTGATGGTGGATTAGATTATACTTTCGAATGCGTTGGTAATGTGAATACAATG AGAGCTGCATTGGAGTCTTGTCATAAAGGTTGGGGTACGTCCGTTATAGTGGGTGTTGCTGCGGCAGGGCAAGAAATTAGTACTCGTCCATTTCAACTGGTAACGGGACGCGTGTGGAAAGGGACTGCGTTTGGTGGatggaaatcgaaggaaagtgtTCCTAAATTAGTAAAAGAGTACATGTCGAAATCTTTAATTCTCGATGAATTTATTACACATACTCTTCCGTTCGACAAGATCAACGAAGGGTTTGATTTGTTGCACTCAGGCAACTG CCTAAGAGTAGTGCTCAACTATTGA